From the genome of Gracilibacillus salitolerans, one region includes:
- the argS gene encoding arginine--tRNA ligase — translation MNVMQKMQENLKAEIKRAVLAAELATEAEIPAVVLEQPKDKEHGDYATNIAMQLAKVAKKAPRQIAEDIVAQLDQSKASIKSVDIAGPGFINFFIDNQYLSNLIPTILEQGEAYGASNTGKAEKIQVEFVSANPTGDLHLGHARGASVGDALCNILDKAGYEVQREYYINDAGNQINNLALSVQARYMQALGKDFPMPEDGYHGADIIGIGETLAEEHGEALLEKSEEEQQSFFREYGLKFELAKLEEDLAQFRVMFDNWFSETSLYEESKIVPAIELLKEQGFIYEQDGATWFRTTDFGDDKDRVLIKQEGSYTYLSPDIAYHKNKLDRGFDKLINIWGADHHGYIPRMRAAIQALGYDADTLEVEIIQMVNLFENGEKVKMSKRTGKAVTLRELMEEVGIDAMRYFFVMRSADSHLDFDMDLAKSQSNDNPVYYVQYAHARICTMLKQAEEKGIDYADYDASILQSEKAEDLLKKLGEFTQVVGDAAENRTPHRITQYIFDLAANLHSFYNAEKVINEDDLDATKARLALMQAVRITLANGMKLIGVHAPESM, via the coding sequence ATGAACGTGATGCAAAAGATGCAGGAAAATTTGAAAGCGGAAATTAAACGTGCCGTACTGGCAGCCGAATTGGCAACGGAAGCAGAAATTCCTGCCGTTGTACTCGAACAACCAAAAGATAAAGAGCACGGTGATTATGCAACAAATATTGCTATGCAGTTGGCTAAAGTCGCCAAAAAAGCACCACGCCAAATTGCTGAAGATATTGTTGCGCAATTAGATCAATCCAAAGCTTCGATTAAAAGTGTCGATATCGCAGGACCAGGATTTATTAATTTTTTCATTGACAATCAATACTTGTCAAATTTAATCCCAACTATTTTAGAACAAGGTGAAGCGTATGGAGCTTCAAACACAGGTAAAGCTGAAAAAATTCAAGTCGAGTTTGTTTCAGCTAACCCAACAGGTGATCTGCACTTAGGTCATGCGCGTGGTGCTTCTGTCGGTGATGCTTTATGCAATATTTTGGATAAAGCGGGTTATGAAGTGCAACGTGAATATTACATTAATGATGCCGGTAATCAAATTAACAACCTTGCTTTATCCGTCCAAGCACGTTATATGCAAGCTTTAGGAAAAGACTTCCCTATGCCGGAAGATGGTTATCATGGTGCCGATATCATTGGCATCGGAGAAACGTTGGCAGAGGAACATGGTGAAGCGTTGTTGGAAAAGTCAGAAGAAGAGCAACAATCCTTTTTCCGTGAATATGGATTAAAATTCGAATTAGCTAAACTCGAGGAGGATTTAGCGCAATTCCGTGTAATGTTCGATAACTGGTTCTCCGAAACGTCCTTATATGAAGAAAGCAAAATTGTTCCGGCAATTGAATTATTAAAAGAACAAGGCTTTATCTATGAACAAGATGGTGCAACATGGTTCCGTACCACGGATTTCGGAGATGACAAGGATCGTGTTTTAATCAAGCAAGAGGGTTCTTATACGTATTTATCACCAGATATTGCCTATCACAAAAATAAGCTCGACCGTGGCTTTGATAAGTTGATTAATATTTGGGGGGCAGATCACCACGGCTATATTCCAAGAATGCGGGCGGCCATCCAGGCTTTAGGCTATGATGCAGATACATTGGAAGTCGAAATCATTCAAATGGTTAACCTTTTCGAAAATGGTGAAAAGGTGAAAATGAGTAAACGTACTGGAAAAGCAGTAACACTACGAGAATTAATGGAAGAAGTCGGCATTGATGCCATGCGTTATTTCTTCGTCATGCGTTCAGCAGACTCGCATTTAGATTTTGATATGGACTTAGCCAAATCACAGTCTAATGATAATCCTGTTTACTATGTGCAATATGCGCACGCACGTATTTGTACGATGCTGAAACAAGCAGAAGAAAAAGGAATCGATTATGCGGATTATGATGCAAGTATCTTACAGTCAGAAAAAGCAGAAGACTTATTGAAAAAACTGGGCGAGTTCACACAAGTGGTTGGCGATGCAGCGGAGAACCGTACACCACATCGCATCACCCAATACATTTTCGACCTAGCAGCAAACTTACACAGCTTCTACAACGCCGAAAAAGTAATCAATGAAGACGATTTAGATGCAACAAAAGCAAGGCTCGCATTAATGCAAGCAGTTCGCATCACCCTAGCAAACGGAATGAAACTAATCGGTGTTCATGCACCAGAAAGTATGTAA